GCGGAGACGCTCTGAAACCAAAAATACCGAAGCTACCGATGAGCGAAGCTGCGGCACCGGTAAAGATTGAAGAGAAAGAATCTGCCAAGGGACCGACAAGCAACGTGGAAGGTCAACAACAACTGGTCATAGCGGTATCGGAGCCAGTGCGGATTAGGCTGGATGTGGATCAAGGTCCGCCCGTGACTAAAGAACTGCAGCCGGATACCTACAAGTTTGGATTTAACAAAAAGGCCGACATGCTGATTTATGACGCGGCTGCTGTTCAAATTAGCTTCAACGGCAAAGCGCTTGGTACTTTGGGCAACAAAGGGCGCGTGCGTCGGCTCAGCTTTCAAAATCAAGTGCCTCAATCTAAGTCAATGTAATTAAAAGAATAAGAACTCCCGAGGGGCGTCGGCTTGCCGGCGCCCTTTAGATTTACGGCAGGCCCGCTAAAGTTTCCCGCCCAGGCTCCGAAGATAATCATGAAGGTGCAAACCTCGCTGGGAATAGTGGGATGGGGCTTGAGGGTCTGACCGACCTGAGCTTCTACGGGGATGGAATGGGTGCGCCAGTACCCTAGGACACGTGCGGGCCTATGATGGGCCAAATTGCCATGAGGGCGATTTAAGATCTCCTGACTTACTACCCGCTGAATCCCAACGGCTCAAATTTGAACGGGCCGTTGGGTTTTAGTATTTTTGGGCCATAAGGAACCCTACGCGGGGTGGATGAGGCTATTTGCGTGGCTTTCGCTGATTGTCATAATCTGGTGGCTGCTGTAGTGATACTAGATTGTTTCAGGCAATTAACGGCTTAATTACGGGACTTCAACGAGAACGATCGATGCTACCGTCTACACTTATATCTATCGCAGATTTAAAGGCCCGGCGTGAATCCTGGGCGACCGAAGGTCACAAGGTGGCTTTCGTACCCACCATGGGGGCGCTTCATGCAGGCCACCTTAGTTTGGTTCGGGCGGCTAGGGCTCAGGCCGACAGGGTCCTCGTGAGTATATTCGTGAATCCCACTCAGTTCGCTCCTCATGAGGACCTCTCCAAGTATCCGCGCACGATCAGTGCGGATCTTACATTGCTGGCGAGTGAGGGCGTGGACGCCGTATTTCTACCCAATGACACGACCATGTATCCGCAGGGTTTCCAGACTTTTGTACACGGCAAGAGTATGGCGCGGCTGCTCGAGGGGCTTTCGCGACCTCACCACTTCGAGGGAGTGCTGACCGTCGTTCTTAAGTTGTTCAATCTAGTAAAGCCAGACATCGTATTCCTCGGCAAGAAAGACTACCAGCAATGGCGCTTGATAGAGCAAATGGTTGAGGATCTCAATTTTGAAACCAAGATCATTGGTTGTGAGACGCTACGCGAACCTGACGGTCTAGCTATGAGTAGTCGCAATCGCTTTTTGTCACAAGAGGAACGGCCTATCGCCGCCGCGATCCACCGAGGACTTCAGGCGACACGCCAGCTCTTTCATGCAGGCGAAAGATCAGCGACTAAACTGCTTGCTGCATGCCATGAGGAAATTGCGTCTCATAAGGAACTCCAGCTCGACTATATTGAGATTAGGAAACGCAGTGATCTCAATGTTTTTGAGTCTGATTTGGACGCGCCGGCTGTTTTGTTGGTGGCGGTAAAACTGGGTGCGACGCGTTTGATTGACAATATTGAACTGGATTAACAACGTGGGAAATAAATCTGCTATCTCAGCTCTTCCACTTTGGTGGTTACGCAAAATCCAAAGCCTTTGGGTTAAGACCAAATTGTCACCGGAATCTCCGGCGACAGAGTTGGGGCTAAAGCCGGGTGTGCCGGTGTGTTACGTGCTGCCTTCGCGGTCTTTGTCAGATTTGCTTGTCCTCCAGGATCTGTGCCAGCAACACGGCTTGCCTGTGCCAGAGACGACTCGCAGTGGTATTCATAAACTTGGTCCCGCGACCTATATTTATTTAAATAAAGTTGGTTTACTGCAGGTTGATAGAGAAAGCGGCAAGGAGCCGCCATCGCCACTGGCCAAATTCGTCAAACTCGCAGAGGAAAATCCCGACTTAGAAATTCAACTTGTTCCTGTTTGTGTATTTTGGGGGCGCAATCCCGGACGCGAAGAGCGGTCCATCATGCGTCTACTATTTTTCGATGCTGAGCATGCTGGAATTCTCCAGAAGCTTTTTATCGTATTCGCCCAAGGGCGTAACAATTACGTCAATCTTGGAGCACCTATTTCCCTTCGTGCCTTGGTGGATGAAAAGGCGGGAGTGGCAGAAACTGCCAAAAAACTACGACGTGTGCTGCGTGTGCACTTTCGGCGACAACGTAATACGGTGCTTGGCCCAAGTCTACCGAGCCGTGATAGCGTTGCCTCTATCTTGCTGCAGAGCAAGGCGCTCCGAGATGTCATAGAGGACGAGGCACGCAAGAGAAAAGTGCCAGCCGTCAAGGTGCAAGCGATAGCACGCCGCTATATTATGGAAATAGCTTGTGAGCAGAGTTATCCCATCATCCGGTTGGCAGTTATATTCTTTACCTGGGTGTGGAATCGTTTATTCAACGGCGTCGTCATTAAGCACGCAGAGAGACTCAGAGCGATTGAGCAAACTCATGAGCTTGTTTATCTCCCCGCTCACAGGAGTCATCTCGACTACCTACTTCTCGCCTACTCGCTTTATCAACAGGGGCTCATGCCTCCGCATACAGCTGCTGGGATTAATCTGAACTTTTGGCCGGTCGGCGGCTTCCTGCGTCGAGCCGGCGCATTTTATATACGTCGCACTTTCAATGGTAATCGTCTCTACACGGTAGTGTTTAACGAGTATGTCCATTACCTGCTGACAAGAGGGTATTCACTCAAGTTTTATACAGAAGGAGGACGCAGCCGTACGGGGCGCCTGTTACCAGCAAAGACTGGCATGCTTGCCATGGTGGTCCATAGTTATCTCAGGAACTCTGAGCGTCCAATAGCTATCGTGCCGATCTACGTCGGATACGACAAGGTGGTTGAAGTTCGCACATACCAGCACGAGCTGCGAGGCGCTAAAAAGCGGAAAGAATCAGCAGGGCAGTTGATTAAAGCTCGTCGTGTGCTGAAAACTAATTTTGGTAAGGCCTACATTGGTATTGCCGAGCCCATCTATTTAACTGACTACTTAAACATTAAACATCCCGGTTGGGATAGTGAGGCTGTCACCAGCAATCACAAACCAGATTGGATGCCACCGGTGGTTGAAAGTCTGGCGACTGAAGTTTTGACGCGGATTAACGGTGCGGCAATTGTCAGTCCGGTTTCTCTTCTGGCGCTGATTTTGATATCGACGCCAACTAAGGCCATGGCAGAAGAAGACCTCCTCTACATGATGGAAAAGTTTACAGCATCCATGCGAGCAGCTCCTTACAGTCGAGATGTCTCTCTACCCGATGGTGATGCCCGAGAGCAGCTCCTCGCTGCCATGAGTGTGGCCAAAGTCCAGCGGTTCCAACACCCGGGCGGTGATGTTATTTTTGTCGAAGAGCAAGACGCAATTCTACTCAACTACTATCGCAACAATACACTTCATCTCTTGGCGATACCCTCTCTTATTGCCGCCTTTTTTGCGTACAACGACAAATTGGACGTTGAGACTTTAGTGACTGCTGTTGGACAATTTTACCCAATTCTCAAGCAGGAATTCTTTCTGCGTTGGCCTCAGGAAGCGATAGAACGCACTGTGACCACAGTGATTAGTACGATGGTCGACCAAGGGCTTTTGGTCCAGCTAGGCGATGGGGAATTATCGCGACCCTCTGTGACAAGTCGCGACCTAACGACGTTGCTGGTACTAGGCCGCTGCTTGGGGCAGCAACTAGAGCGGTATGCCATCGCGCTTGCGATATTGGCAAAGAGGGCCGAAGCCGGCCTAACCGTAAAGGTGGATGACTACGTTGATCAGGTGACTTTGATGGCCCAGAGAATCGCCATATTGAGCGGTCTTGTCGATGCAGAATTTTATGACAAGAAAGTCCTGCTCAAACTTGTCGATCAGTTGGTTGATCTAGGCTACCTAGGAACCGAAACCGAGGGGGTTTTGCGAGCAAGCAATAAGGTGGCGGAGCTAGCAGGTAAAGCTGTGCTCATGTTGAGCTCAGATATCCGCGACAGTATTTATCGTATGAATGTCAGCGCACCGAAAAAGAATTAAGAGTATAAGATGGCCAAATGGCATTTGAAGGACACCGATCGTCTCGAAAAGATCGGCAAAATTCGTAAAAAATCACGTAAAAAGACTCACGCCATTGAGCCAGGTGAGACTTTTGGAAAGCCCTCCACTGACTGGAACGTTGGCGGCGAAAGTGGGGCATTCGCTGCTCGCGTTGTCGAAGTCCATAAGCGCTATGCATTTGTATCCACAGAGACTGAACTCGGTAAAATTGATACAAGAGACGTATGGTTAGCGGAAGTTGCACGCAAATATTTGGTGTCTGAAAGATCTGAGCGTAATTTCGTGGCTGTAGGCGACTACGTCCTCTGTACACCGGATCGAGAGCATGTCGTAAAGACCAAGGCAGATTTACCTAAATGTGTGATTCAGCATTTGGCTCCTCGACGCTCAAAAATAGCACGACTAGATCCACACACGCCCGGTTTAGAGCACGTACTCGCTACCAACATGGATCAGTTGCTCATCGTCGCCAGTTACCTTAGTCCCAAGGTCAAGTGGGGGTTGATCGATCGTTATTTGGTGTTGGCAGAGTGCGAGGGTATTACGCCGATTATCGTTCTGAATAAGAGTGATCTTTTGCAGGAAGAGGGCTCGGCCGAGGACATTGCCGAGGCGGAGGCTATGGTGAACCTTTACAAGAGTATCGGCTACACCGTGTTTTCGGTCCAGGCGAATGCAACCACAGCTAACAGAGATCCGACAATCAAGGACATTGGCGAACACTTGCAGGGTAAGATCACCCTATTGTCTGGTCACTCCGGTGTAGGTAAATCGTCGCTAGTGAACTTATTTAGACCGGAAATCGAGCAGGTCGTAGAAGAAGATGACAACATCTTTTATAAGGGCCGTCATACAACTTCTTTTGCTAGCTTCATTAGGTTGGGTAGCGGTGGCTACGTGATTGATACGCCCGGAATCCGTAGCTTCACATTCGAAGAAAAAGGACCTATCGAGCTCAGCCATTGTTTTGTTGAATTTCGTCCTTATCTTGGGCAATGCAAATATAGAGAGTGTCGCCACCTCGATGAACCTGATTGTGCAATTCGTGCCGCAGTAGAAGCTGGTGAGCTGACCAAGTGGCGTTATAAATCGTATCTTGGAATACTTCTGGGGGCGACCGGTCGTGAGGGGCGCATCCGCGATCTACCGCTAGAAGAGTGATCGTTAAGCGCATTTTCGTAAATTGGTTTTTTCCAAGTTGGAGATATGGTGATGAGTTATGAGTTCGAGGACAATGAAGAGCTGAGTTTAATGCGCCATACTGTGCGTAAATTTGCTGAAAATGAGATCGCACCAAGGGCGAGGGAGTTGGATGAAAAAGAAGAGTTCTCGCTTGAGCTCACAGAACAGATGGGCGCTTTGGGCCTATTTGGTACCGTTGTGCCGCATGAGTACGGCGGGCAAGGTATGGACTATATTTCCTATGTAGTGGCGGTCGAGGAACTAGCCAGAATTGACGGTTCACAGGCCGCGACTATCGCCGCTCACAACAGTTTAGGCGCTGCTCCGCTATATTATTACGGGAACGAGGAGCAAAAACGTACCTATCTGCCCAGCTTATGTACCGGCGAGGGTCTTTGGGCTTTTGGCCTAACTGAGCCTGAGGCTGGAAGCGATGCTCAGGCTAGCAAGACCACGGCCACCTTTGACGAGACGCGGCAAGAATGGGTTATCAACGGTAGTAAACTTTGGATCACAAACAGCGCTAGCTCGATGACAAAGGGCATTACCGTTCAGGCAGTGACTGGGCGCCTTGCCAATGGGCGGCCTGAGCTGTCTTGTTTAATAGTACCGGCTGGGACACCTGGTTTAACGGCACGGGCTATGCATGGCAAGATGATGTGGCGCGCGTCAAATACGGGTGAACTCTACTTTGATAACGTGCGCGTTCCCGCCAAGAATATGCTCGGCACGCGTGGTCAGGGTTTCAAGATCATGATGGAAACTCTTGATAACGGACGTCTATCCATCGCTGCTATGGGCCTCGGTTTGGCCAAAGGTGCCTTGGATATGACACTCAAGTATGCCCAGGAGCGTCGTACCTTCGGCAAGGCGATCGCTCAACATCAGGCGGTGGGTTTCAAATTGGCAGAGATGGCCACGCGAATCGAGGCGGCAGAGAGTCTTCTCTACAAAGCAGCCTGGCTCAAGCAAAATCATAAGCCGTTTCAGAAGCTGGCCGCTATGGCCAAGCTCTATTGCTCTGAGGTGGCGGAGTATTGTGCGCGCGAGGGTCAGCAGACCTTTGGTGGTTATGGCCTTATGAAAGAGTATCCGATCGAACGTTTCTACCGTGATGCGGCTTTACTGCGGATTGGCGAGGGGACCAGTGAAATCCAGAGATTAGTGATTTCTCGTTACCTGGGCTGCTAAATTGACAGGGATCAAGCAACACTTAAAGATCTTCATCGCATGCGCTGTCTTTGGCGGCGCATTTGGATGTATTACTGACATTTTCAGTCGGCCTGCCAATTACGATAGCAGACCGTTAACAGTTCTTAATGCGTCTCTGTTTAATCAGAGGACTCCCAGTCGGCTGGTCAAGCGACCCTGGAAAGGAGACTGGGTGCTGCGACGTGATAGGCTGGAAATGATTGATCGTGACTTGCGTAATTCCCAGCCCGATATCGTTATGTTCCAGGAGAGTATGGAACGGATCGGTAGTGGAGCGGAGTCTGACAGTCGTATATTGGGTGCCGGCTCGTTGTCTGAATACGAATGGCGCCAACAGCAGATTAGTGAGTACGGAGACACCCAAGAAGCTGAGTCCATGGTAATAGCCGCCCGTCCACCACTCAAGTTTACCCTTAAGACTGACGGTCGTGGAGAGACGTGGACCATGGGTAGTGGTGGGTTCTTGATGACTACCACTCTCGAGTTTGAGAGTCAGCCTGTCGTGGTTTTTAACGTGCAGATGCCACCGGTAAATTCTGGTGCCTATGTATGGTATACATTCGTTCAGGAGCGTATTCTTGCCAAAATGCGTAAGGAGCAAATTTGTCCCAAGCGCGTGGTTGTTGGTGGCTACCTACCAGGTGACGAAACAAATAAGCGCTTCGCCGAATTTGTCAAAACCTTGCAGCTCAGAGATGCCTCGGCCGGGTTTTGCCAGGTGGCTTCCCGTTGTTACACGGCCACTCCGATCAATGATCTTTTTATGGCCACAGTAGGCGAGGAAGCGCCGTCGCGCGTGGACAAAATATTTGCCCATGTATCAGCGAATATTTTTTCAAGTGGCAAATTCTTCGAAGATTCTGATGCAACCGATCATTATATTCGTGAGTTTGGGATCAATAAATTATGGCCGACCCAACGTTTTGGGTGGAAAACCCAGTTAAGAATGGCGCGTTGTACTAGCTCAGAAATCGAACAATATCAGCAATTGCCCTAATTCGTATTGATTGCTAAGCCCCCTGCTATTTCCAGTCCTGCTAACTTGGAACTATTCACACCACGCCATCTATCGACTCGTAGATTGATCATTACGTCGCGGCTTATCGTATGGATGAGCTGAACGAATATGCCCGCGCCGATTTCTGCTGGATAGATAGGATCGCGAAGAGGCGGCAGCTTGCCACTACGTGACGGTAGCAAGTATGAAATCTTAACACCCAGTGATCCGTAAAAGGGATGCGAAATGCGAAAGACGCGCGCTGATTCATGGTGTAACGAAAAAATTGCTAAAGTCCGACTTGGTGCCTGTACCGCCTCCGTGCTCACTCGATCAAATGTTCGTAGGCCGCCACCTAGGGCCATCATCCAAGTGGAGTTAACGATATGGATGTAGCTTAGGTTCGGCTGTAAGTTTCCTGGTCTTAGGCTTAATTGCGCCCATGCCTCCGGATAGTTTTGAGCAAATTCCAGTCGAACATATGATTTCTGAAAGGGATTAGGATCATAGGTGCCATCGGTCTCCGCCAGGCATTCACCTGATAGGAAAAGTAGAAAGCAGAGTGAAAAACGTTTGAACCTCACTTTTTGCCTCTTCAAAGCCATCATGATCCTTCAAATGGAATTGCTGTTCTAGAGAATTATCGCATACCATCAGTGGAGACCATTCAAGTTTTCACACTGGAGTGCTTTAAGTGGCAAATAGGGCGGGTAGAGCTATTACAATTGCAATGGGATTGGCACTACTTGCGACCACCCTGCCGATATTTGCTGGATATACTTTCGCCTGCGCTGTCCTGACCTTATTAATTATGACTGGTTTTTGGCGACTCCTTACGCTTAACCTGCGGAGTCTACCAAGTTCGATTAATCCTCCAAACGCTGCAGTTATGCAGCACGCTTTCGCTGTACTTCGTCCACTGACCTTTGGTTGTTTGGGGCTTGTGGGAGCACATTTTCTAGCAGCATTTTTGGGCGTGTTTTTATCGCCGTGGACGCAGCCTATCGGTCCTTCACTAGCTGTCTGGAGTCATACTGCGGTTAAGTATGGGTTGCTGTGGTGTACTTTGAGTGCGGGAGTAATTGCGGCAAGTTTCTATGGTTGGCGACTGAAACATGCGGGCAGATTAATGTTTTGGTGGCTTTTAGCACTTTTTGTCTACGTGCTTTTCCAGCATTGGACGGGGATCGATTGGGTGCATGGATTCCATGCCCGCCTGGGACCCCATAGGTTCGCCTATGGAGTTTACCGAGTATCCGGTTTTATGGGGCATCCATTGACCTTCGCTTACAATCTTATGTTGGTATGTTTGGTTTCATTAGCGCTTTGTTGGTATCAAGTAAATAGCACTGACAAGCATCGCGTATGGTGGTTCGGTTGCTTTGTTTTGTCACTTTGTATGCTTTTGATCTCCGGCTCGCGATTTGTGCTCATTGTCATTGGGGCTACCATTCTCATTTGTGAAGGTCGTCGACTATGGCAACTAAAGTCGCGCATAGTACCGATTGTTATCGGAGTTTTCGCAATTCTTTGGTTAGAGGGATCTGCTCTGTCGCGATTTACTGAGATTTTTTCTGACAATCAAACCTTAGAGGAGCGATTTCCGCGTCTTGTCTTCTGGAAGTTGCATTGGCGCATGTTTATGGAAAATCCGATTACCGGAGTTTCGCGATCGGGTCTGCAAGATGCCATGCAGGCCTACTTCGTAAGTATCGGAAAACATGATACAGTATATGAAGCTCATAACCTTTTCCTACAGTATCTTGCCGACACCGGCCTAGTCGGCTTTGCCGGTCTTGCCATCTGGATTATCGGGTTGATGATTGGCTGGCGTCGCTTGTCTCCGGCAAGCTCCAAAGGTGTGAGCTATCTCGCCGTCGCCACCTTTATTTCTGCGCTCATGCAAAATAATCTAAGAGACTCTGCCTTCGTTTATGCTCTTTGGTTTTTCCTCGGTGCCCTCGTAGTCGACGTATCAATGGAAAAATTGAATCCAGTGGACCCGCCGCTAAATGACGGAAAATCGCCTCAAAATTTCATCTCAGGAGCGCATTCAGCGCATTCTAGTGCGCGTTTGTGAGGCGAAAATACCACTGGTGCTGCGGGTGATTGGAGCAAACTCAGCTATTGCCATCAAAGCACGAGCTCATGAGATCGGCGCTGATGCATCAGGACGTCGGTTCGTTGGGTTTAGTGGTGTTTCAAAAGCCGGGATAGAGATGATTGAAGTCGGTGGCGGTTTGCAAGTTGAGTTCGCTACCATGGCGACTAAAATCATGTTTTCAACACCGATTCTGGAGCGTGGAACATCCTGGGTCCGTGTTGGTTTCCCCAAGACATTGGTTAGTTTGGAGCGGAGAAGCTCCGACAGATACCTTTGTCGTGATCATTTAATGAGCTTTTTGAGCTTCAGTCTTTGGGGTCCAAAGGTAAGCGATGTGATCAGCCCGCCCTTTTACGAGCATCAATTTCAACCAGCATCCATGGTGCCGATAGCCGACATAAGCGCTGGAGGTGTTTGTATTGTTACTAGGTTTCCATCCCTCTGTAATGAGCTTTTTCGCGGCGTAGTTGATAAGCAGGCGCACTTACATATGCCTATGCAGCCATCAATTCCTGTCGAGGCTGAAGTGCGCTGGATCAAGAAGATTAAAGAACATATGACTCAGGTCAATACCGATACGCCAATTTCTCTATATTCCCGGCATTACCGACTTGGGATTCAATTCAGAGATCCAAGTGACAGTTTTAAGCTTGCTATCAAGCAGTTCACACAGCAGCTCGCGTTGAAGGATGCAATTTAGTCGGCCATTTTAGTTGGAGATAAAGCGATGGTAACGTCCAAAAAGTTACACTCACGCCTAAGGAGGCTGACTATACCTGCGATTGGTGGTCTGCTTCTCTCTAGTTGCACCATGGTGCAAAAGTTCACCAAAAAAGAGCAAGCCATCACTGAGCCTCTGGCGGTTAGCAAAGATGATACCAAACACGGAGCGGCCGAGCATGCCTCAGGTGAATCGACAGCCAAGGATGAGCGGGATTTGAAGGTGGCAAAACTCTGGGCCCGCGTTGATGAATTAGAAGAGGAAGTTTTGCGTCAAAAGGAGCGGATCGTCATCCTCGAGCGAGGATTAACACTTGGTTTGGTTCCTGACGAATTAAAATACCCCGAGCGCTCAAAGAAGCCGAAGACGGTTGTTGTGTCAGTGCATCCTGAGACAGCCGAGAAAAAATCAGTTGATTTAGAGAAAACAGTACCGGATCTCCCGCCTCCGTCAACTGATCCGGAAGCTCCCCAGCTTAAGATCACTAAGGTGGCTGACGGAGACAGAAAAGGATCTCCGTCAACAGCACCTGATCACGAGGAGTATGAGTTGGCAGTTGCAGCAGCCCATGACAGCTTTCGCTCAGGCCGCTACGGTCGCGCGATTGTTGAATACGCGGCAATAGGAAAGAAATTTGGTGAGCAGATAGACGCTGCCATGCATCAGTACTGGATTGCGAAATGTTGGGCAAATTTAAAGGAGTTTAACACAGCACGACAGCTACTCGTAGAGTTTTTGAAAAAGCATGGTGATAGTCCGTGGGCACCGCGTGCAAGGCTGGATCTTGGAAGGGTTGAGTGGCAGATGGGCCTGAGGGAGTCGGCGTTGGCTACATTTAAGTCAGTCATTCAGAAGTACCCGCTGGCTGATGCGGCTGAGATGGCTCGCATGGAATTAGAGAGTTTAGATAAGAAGCTTTGAAAGAAGGGCAGATCATGATGTCGCGGGCGATTGCCAAAACGGTCACAATTCTGCTTTCAGCGGTGTTTATGGCTGAGGTGTGCCTTGCTGTCGATCCGCTCGATCAGGCCACGCCTAAAGACAATTTGGACACTGCTTTGGATTCCGATGAAGCCGCGACAGGAATCCCAAAGGCAACGTATCTCATTGCACCAGTGGTTAACCCTAAGTTGACGGAGGCGGCAACGGCAGCTCCGCCTGTAGTCGATCCGCTTCTCGATCTTCCCGAACTCTCCAATCAAGTTGACGATGTCCCCGTTGGAGATTTTGGAACACCACCTCTTGGAAACAATTTTGCGGGCGCACCGCCGCTTCCCGGAACTATGCGGTTGCTTGCTGATGGTGAAGCTCCTGAGGATTATACAATCGAAGAGGGTGACACACTCATAGACATTTGCGATCAGTTGCTGGACGAACCAGGTTACTGGCCTAAGTTGTGGGCGCTCAACCCCGAGATCAAGAACCCGCATTTTATTTTTCCGTTTATGCGCCTTAGGTTTTATCCCGGTGATGATGATGTGCCACCCTACTTACAGGTTGTGTCTGAGGAGGACGTGGTACCTATCGATAAAGAAGACCTTGAGGAAAAGCAGCTGATTTCCGAACAAGTAGATCAGAATGCAAGGAGTATTAGAGAACGACGTCCGCAATTAGAAGACGATGCTGGTAATCCTGAAAAGCTTGTAATGCCCGTAGTAAAGGCATTTCAACGTGTGTTCCTAGGTCTTGTAGGTTTGGATCAAGTGGATGATCTCTCGCCACAACCGATGATGGGAGGGCGCATTTTTGTTGGATCTACCATGACCTTAAATGTCCCGATGTTTATTTATGGCGAAGAAGTAGATCCGATGGGAGTCGTTTTAGCTGGCCGTCTTGGCGGATTTTCCGTTGGTCAAGGCGAGGAGGTCATTGTTGAGGCGGAGAAGGGTTTACAGGCGGGGGCGACTTACACGATTTTGCGTGACACCGGTAAAGTTGAGAGCGCTCGGAAGGATGAAAGAGTTGGATACAGGTATGAATACGTAGCGCAAATTCGACTCGATCGTGATGTAGGTGATGGAAAATTTCGTGGGATAATTCAGGCGAGTCGGCTCGGTGTTATGACGGATGACATCCTGGTTCCCCTAATAAAGACCGAGAGAATAATCCCAAACGAGGATAATTCTGGCGGCAGTCAAGCCGTACAGGCTTCAATTATTGCCTGGGAGAATCAGGAGCAAGAAAATGGAGCGCGCGGAAATTACGCAGCGATTGATATCGGCCGCAACGGTAATGTGAACGTAGGATCAGTGTTATCTGTCTATTCAACTCCAGGTTATCTAATCGGTGACCTCAGTGCGCTATCTGACGTCATTGATTACAAACTGACGGGAGTGATTCGGATTATCGACGTAACGGACGTTGCGGCTGTGGGTTATGTGATTCAGAGTACCTCCGAGTTGCGGGTGGGAGACCTGACATTCAAACCCTAATTTGACTGATATTTACCGTATATCTGGATGGTTCGGCGATGGCCACGGATGTCCGTGGTGTTTTTTACAGTGAGGATGCAGAGTGAGGCGCAAGGGAGGGCTTTATGAGCTACCGCGCACTTGCTGTGATGACCCACGTGGCTTCTCAACTGATATATCGCTGGATTCCTTGCCCCGATCCATGTGGGTTTGCCATCACGACGCAGCTCGATGTGGACCGAGCCTCGGTCTCTGATTGGCGGGATTTCATCGTTTTCTTGGTGAAGAGTCTAGACTACGTACAGTCCTGGTGGGCCGTTTACCAAAGGATAACCCGCGATCAAGGGGATCGGTTGGCGCAGGCTATTGCCTCACATATAAAGGTGGCAAAGGCGGCCGGTGCTCACTATATTGTTTTCGGCGATCATGATTACCCGTCCGCGTTGCTGCATATCAGTGATCCCCCTCTGGGTCTCACTTTTACGGGTGACGCCTCTCTGCTCAGACGTCAGTCGGTGAGCGTGGTAGGATCGCGGAAGGCGTCACCATTCGCCGTCCATCAAAGCTACATGGTCGGAGCTCGGTTTGCGGAGCACGGTATTGTTGTAGTCAGTGGGGGCGCCTTTGGCTGTGACATAGCATCGCACTTTGGTGTGCTCGCCAGTGGTGTTGTCTCTGCGCCAGCTATCTGTGTATTTGCCGGAGGGCTTAGTTGTCTCTATCCACGTTCCAATCAAGGAGTTTTCGCCAAATTGCAGCGTCGTTCGGGCCTGATGCTGACGGAGCGGCTTTGGGATGCTCCCTGCCGTCCGCGCGATTTTACGGCGCGCAATAGGATCATAGCCGGATTATCGCGCACCACCCTGGTCATGCAGGCGGCTCAGCGGTCAGGGGCCCTGGTGACTGCCAGGCGCGCCCTTGACCAGGGAGCTGACGTTCTGGTACTCCGCCATCCGTCTGATGATATCCGCGCACAAGGGAGCCAAACGCTACTGGCGGAGGGGGCTCCTGGCTTTGATGATGCTGCCGATCTTGAGCCTTGGGTGTGATTCCTGGAACTATTCCT
This genomic stretch from Deltaproteobacteria bacterium harbors:
- a CDS encoding PilZ domain-containing protein; its protein translation is MTENRLKISSQERIQRILVRVCEAKIPLVLRVIGANSAIAIKARAHEIGADASGRRFVGFSGVSKAGIEMIEVGGGLQVEFATMATKIMFSTPILERGTSWVRVGFPKTLVSLERRSSDRYLCRDHLMSFLSFSLWGPKVSDVISPPFYEHQFQPASMVPIADISAGGVCIVTRFPSLCNELFRGVVDKQAHLHMPMQPSIPVEAEVRWIKKIKEHMTQVNTDTPISLYSRHYRLGIQFRDPSDSFKLAIKQFTQQLALKDAI
- a CDS encoding DNA-processing protein DprA yields the protein MSYRALAVMTHVASQLIYRWIPCPDPCGFAITTQLDVDRASVSDWRDFIVFLVKSLDYVQSWWAVYQRITRDQGDRLAQAIASHIKVAKAAGAHYIVFGDHDYPSALLHISDPPLGLTFTGDASLLRRQSVSVVGSRKASPFAVHQSYMVGARFAEHGIVVVSGGAFGCDIASHFGVLASGVVSAPAICVFAGGLSCLYPRSNQGVFAKLQRRSGLMLTERLWDAPCRPRDFTARNRIIAGLSRTTLVMQAAQRSGALVTARRALDQGADVLVLRHPSDDIRAQGSQTLLAEGAPGFDDAADLEPWV
- a CDS encoding tetratricopeptide repeat protein, with product MVTSKKLHSRLRRLTIPAIGGLLLSSCTMVQKFTKKEQAITEPLAVSKDDTKHGAAEHASGESTAKDERDLKVAKLWARVDELEEEVLRQKERIVILERGLTLGLVPDELKYPERSKKPKTVVVSVHPETAEKKSVDLEKTVPDLPPPSTDPEAPQLKITKVADGDRKGSPSTAPDHEEYELAVAAAHDSFRSGRYGRAIVEYAAIGKKFGEQIDAAMHQYWIAKCWANLKEFNTARQLLVEFLKKHGDSPWAPRARLDLGRVEWQMGLRESALATFKSVIQKYPLADAAEMARMELESLDKKL
- a CDS encoding endonuclease/exonuclease/phosphatase family protein yields the protein MLRRDRLEMIDRDLRNSQPDIVMFQESMERIGSGAESDSRILGAGSLSEYEWRQQQISEYGDTQEAESMVIAARPPLKFTLKTDGRGETWTMGSGGFLMTTTLEFESQPVVVFNVQMPPVNSGAYVWYTFVQERILAKMRKEQICPKRVVVGGYLPGDETNKRFAEFVKTLQLRDASAGFCQVASRCYTATPINDLFMATVGEEAPSRVDKIFAHVSANIFSSGKFFEDSDATDHYIREFGINKLWPTQRFGWKTQLRMARCTSSEIEQYQQLP
- a CDS encoding LysM peptidoglycan-binding domain-containing protein, which codes for MMSRAIAKTVTILLSAVFMAEVCLAVDPLDQATPKDNLDTALDSDEAATGIPKATYLIAPVVNPKLTEAATAAPPVVDPLLDLPELSNQVDDVPVGDFGTPPLGNNFAGAPPLPGTMRLLADGEAPEDYTIEEGDTLIDICDQLLDEPGYWPKLWALNPEIKNPHFIFPFMRLRFYPGDDDVPPYLQVVSEEDVVPIDKEDLEEKQLISEQVDQNARSIRERRPQLEDDAGNPEKLVMPVVKAFQRVFLGLVGLDQVDDLSPQPMMGGRIFVGSTMTLNVPMFIYGEEVDPMGVVLAGRLGGFSVGQGEEVIVEAEKGLQAGATYTILRDTGKVESARKDERVGYRYEYVAQIRLDRDVGDGKFRGIIQASRLGVMTDDILVPLIKTERIIPNEDNSGGSQAVQASIIAWENQEQENGARGNYAAIDIGRNGNVNVGSVLSVYSTPGYLIGDLSALSDVIDYKLTGVIRIIDVTDVAAVGYVIQSTSELRVGDLTFKP